From one Henriciella marina DSM 19595 genomic stretch:
- a CDS encoding YnbE family lipoprotein, whose translation MYMKRAAILFPGLLAIAAACTPTVRVQAPTEPITINLNVKVEQEIRVKLEREVEDLIASNPDIF comes from the coding sequence ATGTATATGAAACGCGCCGCAATTCTGTTTCCGGGTCTTCTGGCCATCGCCGCCGCTTGCACGCCGACCGTGCGCGTTCAGGCCCCGACAGAACCGATCACAATCAATCTCAACGTCAAGGTCGAACAGGAAATCCGCGTCAAGCTCGAAAGAGAAGTCGAAGACCTGATCGCCTCCAACCCGGACATCTTCTAG
- a CDS encoding YdbL family protein → MASIFRIAVSALFLAGAAIVSTAPAMAANPEVEAAKDQGVIGERIDGYLGIVEGGADPSLARLVQDINNRRRAAYGETADRTGTTPQQVARVTGERLIEQAEPGEYIMDDSGSWSQK, encoded by the coding sequence ATGGCTAGCATTTTCCGTATCGCAGTTTCAGCGCTGTTTCTGGCTGGCGCCGCAATCGTGTCGACCGCGCCCGCCATGGCCGCCAATCCTGAAGTCGAAGCCGCCAAGGATCAGGGCGTTATCGGTGAGCGCATTGATGGCTATCTCGGCATTGTCGAGGGTGGCGCAGACCCGTCTCTGGCTCGCCTTGTTCAGGACATCAATAATCGTCGCCGCGCCGCTTATGGCGAAACGGCTGACCGCACCGGGACGACACCGCAGCAAGTGGCCCGTGTCACGGGTGAACGCCTGATCGAGCAGGCCGAACCTGGCGAATACATCATGGATGACAGCGGAAGCTGGTCGCAGAAGTAA
- a CDS encoding histidine phosphotransferase family protein has translation MQATIEPAHLSAYIASRICHDLVSSVSSITNALDFMNEPQDSEMRAQAEKLLHDGADSAARKLKFLRYAFGSVGLSNGAADIHDAKQITASFVASHNKQPELNWDIETEHLSFSHARLIMNMVMLAMDCLPRGGTINVKVRNQVEGLGISVHASGQRCKLREDTADAIAGTEPEEGWSARTVQPLFTRIIAEGLGGDLSVEADEAAILLRSTGLNAEG, from the coding sequence ATGCAAGCCACCATCGAGCCGGCGCACCTATCCGCCTATATCGCCTCTCGCATCTGTCATGATCTGGTCTCGTCGGTCTCCTCGATCACGAACGCGCTCGATTTCATGAATGAGCCTCAGGACTCGGAGATGCGAGCCCAGGCAGAGAAACTGCTTCATGACGGGGCAGATAGCGCCGCACGTAAGCTGAAATTCCTGCGCTACGCCTTCGGGTCGGTTGGCCTCTCCAATGGCGCCGCTGATATCCACGATGCCAAGCAGATCACGGCAAGCTTCGTGGCCAGCCATAACAAGCAGCCAGAGCTTAACTGGGATATCGAGACAGAGCACCTCAGCTTTTCCCACGCGCGCCTCATCATGAACATGGTCATGCTGGCGATGGACTGCCTGCCACGCGGCGGCACGATCAACGTAAAAGTTCGCAATCAGGTCGAAGGGCTTGGCATCAGCGTTCATGCCAGCGGCCAGCGCTGCAAGCTGCGCGAGGACACGGCTGATGCCATTGCCGGGACCGAGCCGGAGGAAGGCTGGTCTGCCCGTACCGTGCAGCCACTCTTCACGCGCATCATCGCCGAAGGACTGGGCGGGGACCTCTCGGTCGAGGCTGATGAAGCCGCAATCCTGCTTCGCTCCACCGGCCTGAATGCCGAGGGTTAA
- a CDS encoding response regulator, with protein sequence MKSCLIVDDSRVVRKVAGRIIQDLKFETREAGDGAEALDACRASMPDAILLDWSMPVMNGLDFIRALRREHEGRKPVVVFCSTENDAEHIGEAMRSGANEFIMKPFDADIIESKFAEVGLI encoded by the coding sequence ATGAAATCCTGTCTGATCGTCGATGACTCCCGGGTCGTGCGGAAGGTTGCTGGCCGGATTATCCAGGACCTGAAATTCGAGACACGCGAGGCCGGAGACGGCGCAGAGGCGCTGGATGCCTGCCGCGCGAGCATGCCCGATGCGATCCTCCTCGACTGGAGTATGCCGGTCATGAACGGGCTCGATTTCATCCGCGCGCTGCGCCGCGAACATGAGGGGCGCAAACCGGTTGTCGTGTTCTGTTCCACAGAGAATGACGCTGAACATATTGGCGAGGCGATGCGTTCGGGCGCGAACGAGTTCATCATGAAACCCTTCGACGCAGATATCATCGAGAGCAAGTTTGCTGAAGTTGGGCTGATCTAG
- a CDS encoding CheR family methyltransferase, whose amino-acid sequence MDETVYREIAELARKGSGQYIPPTKSYLIEARLSQLLRREGLSSVDDLVAILNARPDSKLSLEAAGALTSKKTRFFSERAMLERVVTSILPECAKRTTEGRLRVWCAGGSTGQEAYSLAILINELGRKTLEGVQVEIVTTDICEKTSASARSGIFGHFEIQKGLSVRRMLTHFTRLDTSEWQISHAIASQIGVRTHNLMQPADGLGRFDVVLCRNVITDMSRDARTKVLLNVARQLTDHGVLVLGDKETASGLIAGLEPSRTFRGGYMRNVDASDLTVAA is encoded by the coding sequence ATGGATGAGACCGTTTACCGCGAAATTGCCGAACTCGCCCGCAAAGGGTCGGGTCAGTACATTCCGCCAACAAAATCCTATCTCATCGAAGCCCGGCTATCCCAGCTCCTGCGGCGCGAGGGGCTCTCCAGCGTCGATGACCTTGTCGCCATCCTGAATGCCCGGCCCGATTCCAAACTTTCACTCGAAGCCGCAGGTGCACTGACCTCCAAGAAGACACGCTTCTTTTCAGAACGAGCAATGCTCGAACGCGTTGTCACATCGATCCTCCCAGAATGCGCCAAGCGCACCACTGAGGGGCGTCTACGCGTGTGGTGCGCAGGTGGGTCGACAGGTCAGGAAGCTTACTCGCTGGCCATTCTGATAAATGAACTTGGCCGCAAGACGCTCGAAGGCGTTCAGGTCGAGATCGTAACGACCGATATCTGCGAAAAGACCAGCGCCTCGGCCCGGTCTGGCATCTTCGGGCATTTCGAAATCCAGAAAGGCCTGTCGGTCCGGCGCATGCTGACACATTTCACGCGTCTGGACACAAGCGAGTGGCAGATCTCGCATGCGATCGCCAGCCAGATTGGCGTGCGCACGCACAATCTCATGCAGCCTGCTGACGGTCTTGGCCGGTTCGATGTTGTGCTCTGCCGCAATGTGATCACCGACATGAGCCGTGATGCACGCACCAAAGTCCTCCTCAATGTCGCGCGCCAGCTTACCGATCACGGCGTTCTGGTACTCGGCGACAAAGAGACAGCCTCTGGCCTGATCGCCGGGCTGGAGCCATCTCGCACCTTCCGGGGCGGCTATATGCGCAATGTCGACGCCAGTGATCTGACAGTCGCGGCCTGA
- a CDS encoding winged helix-turn-helix domain-containing protein, which translates to MSNENPFDHTQIDDVIHGRLRLGVMAYLSSVSPAIFGELRDKVGATDGNLSTHLKKLEEASYVRQEKRFVGKKPQTRIFLTEEGRKAWLDWIDRMRGLMDAAE; encoded by the coding sequence ATGTCGAATGAAAACCCTTTTGATCACACCCAGATCGACGATGTCATACACGGGCGTCTCCGCCTCGGCGTCATGGCCTATTTATCCTCGGTCAGCCCCGCCATCTTCGGTGAGTTGCGAGACAAGGTCGGTGCCACCGACGGGAACCTCTCCACGCATCTGAAAAAGCTTGAAGAGGCAAGCTATGTCCGGCAAGAAAAGCGCTTCGTTGGAAAGAAGCCACAGACCCGCATCTTTCTGACTGAAGAGGGCCGCAAGGCGTGGCTCGACTGGATCGACAGGATGCGCGGCCTGATGGACGCCGCTGAATAG
- a CDS encoding beta/gamma crystallin-related protein, translating to MTLLKTMALGAAAVTALALPAMAQYGPRGHGAGVGGDAATIYVHPDFRGKSLRVTGPITHLHEYGFNDKVSSIRIERGTWEVCVDPDFRGRCEILTYRAGELNDYRLNDKITSIRPIARRLGDNQWPDGRRGRGRGDRFDPPPGHNRDAYGRGGHGRGDAPVILFADPQFRGNALPVDGAIPHLNELRFNDKVSSIVVNSGVWEVCTDPNYRGRCEIIDRSVDQTNFYRLNDNITSIRPAARGYRPF from the coding sequence ATGACCCTGCTCAAGACAATGGCGCTTGGCGCTGCCGCAGTGACCGCCCTCGCACTGCCCGCCATGGCGCAGTATGGACCGCGCGGGCATGGCGCAGGCGTTGGCGGCGACGCTGCGACGATTTATGTGCATCCTGACTTTCGCGGAAAGTCACTGCGGGTCACCGGCCCGATCACGCACCTCCACGAGTACGGCTTTAACGACAAGGTCTCCTCGATCCGCATAGAACGGGGGACATGGGAAGTCTGTGTCGATCCCGACTTTCGCGGACGGTGCGAAATCCTCACCTATCGTGCAGGTGAACTCAATGATTATCGCCTAAACGACAAGATTACCTCTATCAGACCGATTGCACGCCGCCTGGGTGATAATCAATGGCCCGACGGAAGACGCGGACGCGGACGCGGTGACCGTTTCGACCCTCCACCAGGTCACAACCGTGACGCTTACGGCCGCGGCGGACATGGCCGCGGCGATGCGCCCGTTATCCTGTTTGCCGACCCTCAGTTTCGTGGCAACGCCCTGCCTGTCGACGGGGCGATTCCGCACCTCAATGAACTGCGCTTCAATGACAAGGTCTCATCGATTGTGGTCAATAGCGGCGTCTGGGAAGTCTGTACGGACCCGAATTATCGCGGGCGCTGCGAAATTATAGATAGATCTGTCGACCAGACAAATTTCTACCGCCTGAACGACAATATCACGTCCATTCGCCCAGCAGCGCGCGGCTATAGACCCTTCTAG